The Dendropsophus ebraccatus isolate aDenEbr1 chromosome 3, aDenEbr1.pat, whole genome shotgun sequence genome includes a region encoding these proteins:
- the LOC138786606 gene encoding serine/threonine-protein kinase SBK1-like: MASGNVQSIMEGLVSVASQNLQKIDLQKTYQIIREIGHGGYGYVLMVKEKKTGQELAMKLLHRRKTTKFSFLKEVSTCFFLSSHPNIICISGVGFKTGDYFGYTQELAPHGDLFEMIPPNEGLPEDIVKRCAVQIASALDFMESKELVHLDIKPENILVFHKDCHLIKITDFGLSQVKGLTTIKSSGTTSFMAPEMSQVSDHSPLVIDSSLDVWSFGVLLYNLLTGDAPWQSADPTDEEFCNFVEWQNSGRMDPLSPWRGLPPGVLRMFSGLLAIDCKKRSKCTEVLVFQDECWKEDFSEIEGADSMDNDSAEESGPAVVHNSNVSTTSVLGVESWHLTSGSCHGEEHPDHGTDITQSPLMFIDDEVSVYLGAEVEIG, translated from the exons ATGGCTTCTGGTAATGTACAGTCCATCATGGAGGGTCTGGTCTCTGTGGCCTCCCAGAACCTGCAGAAGATAGATCTACAGAAGACATATCAAATAATCCGGGAAATTGGACACGGCGGCTATGGATATGTTCTTATGGTGAAGGAGAAGAAGACAG GTCAAGAATTGGCCATGAAGCTCCTGCATAGGAGGAAGACTACAAAGTTCTCCTTCCTTAAGGAGGTTAGTACATGCTTCTTCCTCTCATCCCATCCCAATATTATTTGCATAAGTGGCGTTGGATTCAAGACCGGAGACTATTTCGGATACACCCAGGAGCTGGCACCACACGGAGATCTTTTTGAAATGATTCCACCTAAT GAAGGACTCCCAGAAGACATCGTAAAGAGATGCGCGGTTCAGATCGCCAGTGCCCTGGACTTCATGGAGAGTAAGGAGCTGGTTCATCTAGACATAAAACCAGAGAACATCCTGGTGTTCCATAAGGACTGCCACCTTATCAAAATTACAGACTTTGGACTTTCACAGGTCAAGGGATTAACAACTATCAAAAGTTCAGGCACCACCTCATTTATGGCGCCAGAGATGAGCCAAGTTTCCGACCACAGTCCGTTAGTCATCGACTCGTCTCTGGACGTCTGGTCATTTGGGGTTCTTCTATACAACTTGCTGACCGGCGACGCTCCGTGGCAGTCAGCAGATCCCACTGATGAAGAATTCTGTAATTTTGTTGAGTGGCAGAACAGTGGAAGAATGGACCCACTGTCACCATGGAGGGGACTTCCACCTGGCGTACTAAGAATGTTCAGCGGTCTCTTAGCCATAGACTGTAAGAAAAGGAGCAAATGCACTGAGGTGTTGGTGTTTCAGGATGAATGCTGGAAGGAGGATTTCTCAGAAATTGAAGGAGCAGATTCAATGGACAACGATTCAGCTGAGGAATCTGGTCCAGCAGTCGTCCATAACAGCAATGTCTCTACCACATCAGTCCTTGGTGTGGAGTCTTGGCATTTGACCTCTGGCAGTTGTCATGGTGAGGAGCATCCAGACCATGGGACGGACATCACTCAATCTCCATTAATGTTCATAGATGACGAAGTATCGGTCTATCTCGGGGCAGAAGTGGAAATTGGATGA